A segment of the Methanofollis fontis genome:
AGCACTGGATTGTGCCCGTGCAGGGCGATGTTCACCCGGTCGTCCTTCAATACGGCGAGGTTGACATGGGAGGTGTTCAGATCGGGTGTCCCGAACAGGATGTCCGAGGTGTCGGTCGCCATCAGGGAACCCCCCCAGCCGTCGCCGAGGGAGGTCCGGAGACCGTGGACCAGAATATTTGCATAATCCGCACCAACACCCATCTGGACGCGGTGCATCGCCTCCACGATCTCACGGTCCACGCTCCTCGGCATGATCCCGGCCTCGTCCCAGACCTGGCGAGTGGCGTCGGGTGCACGGCGCGTGAAACAGATCTCGTTCTTGATCGTCCCGTATTCCTCGAGCATGGCAAGGGACACGTCGGCAGCAACTGAGAGATCGTCCCGGCCAGCGCCATCGATTCCGTACTCGCCTGCGATCCGCCGGAGTTTTCCGGGGTCACTGATCATATAGCCGGCGGCTTCACCGGTGGCCGTTTTATGGAGCGTCTCCACGATCTCGCGGCCGTGGTCGGAGTGCGCCGCCGCACCGGTAGCGATCATATCCAGCAGGTTGCGCGCCACAATCAGGTCGGCATCGGCACCGCAGACACCCCGGAGACGATTGTGTTCAGGTATGATCCGGCACGGCCCCATGGCACAGCGGTTGCATGACACGCCGGATGCACAGAACCGGCACGGCGGTTGCTGCTGTTCAAAGCGATCCCAGACCGTCTCTATCCCCTCCTCCAGGGATAGTTTCAGGAGCGGTTTTGCCGTCTCATCGATCGTCCGCTCTTCGGCCTTCGCCTCAATCACTGCCGGGTTCATCAGCGACAATTTCGCCCGTTCAAGGGCAGTGCAGGCTATCCGCTCCCGGATATAGGTCCCTTTCTTCTGCTCCATGGATCCTGTCCCCCCTTCAGGATGAGTCCATGACCTCCACAGGCAATAAAGAGCGCGCCTCAATGAACAGAGGGGAGAATTAGAGCAGAGACCTGACCACGCGGGCCAGGCGCTCCATCCCCTCCCTGATGGACGTGGTGTCCGCATTCGAGAAGTTCAGCCTGACGGCATTCCCCCCGCCGCCGTCCGCATGGAAGGGGGCATCGGGAAGCACCGCCACACCCTGCCGGACGCCTTCCCTGAAGACCGCCATCGATCCGACACCGTCAGGGAGGAAGAGCATCATGAACATCCCCCCCTCCGGCGAGGTGCGGCCGACGCCCGGCGGAAAGATGTCGTCGATGAGGTCGCACATCAGGCGACAGCGTTCTCCGTAAATCCCGGCGACACGGCGGACATGGGCGTCGAGATCGGCCGTCGAGAGATAGCGGTGGAGGATCATCTGGCAGAGCAGGTTGGAGTGGAGGTCGGCCGCCCCCTTTGCCACATTGAACTGCCGGAGCACGGGTTCGGGAGCGCAGATCCAGCCAATGCGCATGCCGGGAGCGACGATCTTCGAGAACGAACCGGAGAGCATGGTGCCGTCCGGGAGGTAGCGCTTCACCGGGGGACGGGGGCGCCCGTCGAAGAAGAGGTCGCCGAAGGCATCGTCCTCATAAAAAACCGTCCCGCTTCCGTCCAGGATCTCCGCAATCTCACGCCTCCGTTCGTCGGAGTAGGTGGCGCCCGAGGGGTTCTGGGAGTTCGGGATCCCGTAGAAGAACTTCGGGGCGCGCTCCCTGATGAGGGAGGCGAACGCCGCCGGGTCAGGCCCCCCTTCGATGAGGGGGACGGTGCAGATCTCGGGTTGATACAGGGAAAAGGCCTCGATCGCACCCAGATAGCCGGGACGCTCCATGCCGACGACGTCGCCGGGGTTGAGAAAGATCTTGGCGGTCAGATCAAGGCACTGCTGCGAACCGTTCACGATCTGGATCTCATCAGGGTCCACCTGAATGCCGAGACGGCGCCGATATCTCGCGGCGATGAACTCCCTCAGCGGGAGGTGTCCATCTGTCGTCGAGTACTGCAGGGCGGCCCGCCCCTCCTCCTCCAGCACCTCCCGGGCGGCACGGGCGATGCCGTCGAGATCGATGAGGGAGGCGTCCGGCAGTCCGCCGGCAAAGGAGATGATCCCGGGCAGATTTGAAACCCGGAACAGTTCTCCAATAAAGGATTCAGGCACCGAGAACATTCTGTCTGCAAAACGGTATTTCATCGGATCTTTACCGGGCGCGAACATCATCTCCATATCGGTGTGAGTGGCAAAAAGGGCTTTGAAGGGGGAAAAGCATATGCCCCCGCATGAAGGCATGGATCTGTCTGTTCCTGATGGCAGCGGCGATCACCGCCGGATGCACCGGGGCGCCGGAGAGCGTGACGGTCGGAGTGGAGGAGAACGGCACAGAGGTCGCCGTCGCACTGGGCGGTCAGGTGACGATCCGCCTCCCCGAAGATCCCTCGACCGGCGATGAGTGGCAGACCGATCTCTCGGACGGACTGGTGGTCGTGGACGAACGGCGCACACCGGGGTGGCGGGAGTGGACGGTTGAGGCGTTTGAACCAGGCACCCACCGGTTTTCGGCATATCTGACCGGGCGGTTCGACCCCCCATCGTCCGCCGAAGAATGGTATACCATCAGCCTGCGTTTTGTCGGATAGGGAGGGATCCGGAAACACGGGCATGCGGGAGCAAAGCACCCTTTTTTTCTCCCGGCACCAAATATCGATCATATGGTCAAGCGTCCGGGAAAAGAGATGACAGTCCTCTTCGTCGCCGTGATCGCCGGTCTGGGTGCGAACCGGTTCATCCGATCGGTCTGGCCGGATACGGTTGTTGTGGTGATCGTGACCGCATCCGTGATCGTGGCGACCGATCTCCTCCTCACCGCCATCCTGAAACAGATGGGATGGTGGGGCGCAAGGGAGGGGGATGGGGGCGGCCCGCCATAACCCGGACCTGATGGAACACCGGAGAGGTGCGGCCCCGCTACCCCGATCGAGAACGGGAACGGCTATCAGCCAATCCCCCCAAACCATCGGATCAGATGGACACCCTCCAGACTGAGATCGGTGCCGTGCTGTTTGTGCAGGCGCACCTGATCTGGCTGACACCGCTCATGGACCTTTTCACCTTCACCGGCATGCCGCTCTTCTTTTTCATCGCCCTGCCGACGATCTGGTGGTGCGTCAGCCCGCGCCTCGGGCTCCGTCTCGGTGTTCTGATCGCCCTCTCGGGCGGGCTGAATGGCACGCTCAAACTCCTCTTCCATACGCCGAGGCCCTACTGGGTGAGCACGGAGGTGCGCACCCTCACCACCCATCCGACCTTCTCGATGCCCTCAGGCCATGCCCAGAGTGCCGTCTGTTTCTGGGGCTATATCGCCGCCCGGGTAAAACGCCACTGGTTTTCCGCCGTAGCAGTCCTGATCATCCTGTTCACCGGTTTTTCCCGCGTTCTGGCCGGCGTCCATTTCCCTTCAGACGTCATCGCGGGCTGGACGATCGGTGCCGTAGTCCTCATCGCATTCATCACACTCGAACGCCGCTACTCGGGCGCCATTGCAGCGCTCCATCCGGCGGTCCAGACCGGGTGCGCCATCGGGGCCTCCCTCCTCATCCTCGTCCCGGCGCTGGCCCTCTCCACATACGGCGCACCCCTCCCGCCGGAATGGATCGAGACGGCGACCACCGGCTCTGGCCTTCCGGCAGAGGTCGTCATCAACCCCTACAATCTCTCTGTCGTCATCTCACTTGCCGGGATCCTCCCGGGAATCGGGGC
Coding sequences within it:
- a CDS encoding phosphatase PAP2 family protein, which translates into the protein MDTLQTEIGAVLFVQAHLIWLTPLMDLFTFTGMPLFFFIALPTIWWCVSPRLGLRLGVLIALSGGLNGTLKLLFHTPRPYWVSTEVRTLTTHPTFSMPSGHAQSAVCFWGYIAARVKRHWFSAVAVLIILFTGFSRVLAGVHFPSDVIAGWTIGAVVLIAFITLERRYSGAIAALHPAVQTGCAIGASLLILVPALALSTYGAPLPPEWIETATTGSGLPAEVVINPYNLSVVISLAGILPGIGAGAAWERGRFSAGGSIRRRLARLAVGMPAGILIWVCTAPLTTSSHGTLGLAATYLQAAIMGFWMAGAAPRLFSVLGIDGAGGRQERGHCADGFEGIREQ
- a CDS encoding protease inhibitor I42 family protein, which encodes MKAWICLFLMAAAITAGCTGAPESVTVGVEENGTEVAVALGGQVTIRLPEDPSTGDEWQTDLSDGLVVVDERRTPGWREWTVEAFEPGTHRFSAYLTGRFDPPSSAEEWYTISLRFVG
- a CDS encoding aminotransferase-like domain-containing protein — translated: MKYRFADRMFSVPESFIGELFRVSNLPGIISFAGGLPDASLIDLDGIARAAREVLEEEGRAALQYSTTDGHLPLREFIAARYRRRLGIQVDPDEIQIVNGSQQCLDLTAKIFLNPGDVVGMERPGYLGAIEAFSLYQPEICTVPLIEGGPDPAAFASLIRERAPKFFYGIPNSQNPSGATYSDERRREIAEILDGSGTVFYEDDAFGDLFFDGRPRPPVKRYLPDGTMLSGSFSKIVAPGMRIGWICAPEPVLRQFNVAKGAADLHSNLLCQMILHRYLSTADLDAHVRRVAGIYGERCRLMCDLIDDIFPPGVGRTSPEGGMFMMLFLPDGVGSMAVFREGVRQGVAVLPDAPFHADGGGGNAVRLNFSNADTTSIREGMERLARVVRSLL